A region of Arabidopsis thaliana chromosome 5, partial sequence DNA encodes the following proteins:
- the F8H gene encoding glucuronoxylan glucuronosyltransferase, putative (FRA8 homolog (F8H); CONTAINS InterPro DOMAIN/s: Exostosin-like (InterPro:IPR004263); BEST Arabidopsis thaliana protein match is: Exostosin family protein (TAIR:AT2G28110.1); Has 1434 Blast hits to 1412 proteins in 109 species: Archae - 0; Bacteria - 10; Metazoa - 314; Fungi - 4; Plants - 998; Viruses - 0; Other Eukaryotes - 108 (source: NCBI BLink).), with the protein MSLDIKKPNITKTKKKKTGFVVKMQLNNNRGGNKRNIFIFFFFRNYYTWILWFCLSLYFFTSYFSVEDQSSPSSIRLLSNHKTSSSLPSRALIESSAIKTTSIGLFTGMKIYVYDLPASYNDDWVTASDRCASHLFAAEVAIHRALLSSDVRTLDPDEADYFFVPVYVSCNFSTSNGFPSLSHARSLLSSAVDFLSDHYPFWNRSQGSDHVFVASHDFGACFHAMEDMAIEEGIPKFMKRSIILQTFGVKYKHPCQEVEHVVIPPYIPPESVQKAIEKAPVNGRRDIWAFFRGKMEVNPKNISGRFYSKGVRTAILKKFGGRRRFYLNRHRFAGYRSEIVRSVFCLCPLGWAPWSPRLVESAVLGCVPVVIADGIQLPFSETVQWPEISLTVAEKDVRNLRKVLEHVAATNLSAIQRNLHEPVFKRALLYNVPMKEGDATWHILESLWRKLDDRSYRRSRVLSQREVDM; encoded by the exons ATGTCGCTTGACATAAAGAAACCGAACATCAccaagacgaagaagaagaagacaggtTTCGTCGTAAAAATGCAGCTTAATAACAACAGAGgaggaaataaaagaaacatctttatcttcttcttcttcagaaactATTACACATGGATCCTCTGGTTTTGCCTCTCTCTGTATTTCTTCACATCTTACTTCTCCGTCGAAGACCAATCCTCACCGTCGTCAATACGTCTCTTGTCTAACCACAAAACGTCGTCGTCTCTCCCATCTCGTGCTCTCATCGAATCTTCCGCCATTAAAACCACCTCCATTG GTTTGTTCACCGGAATGAAGATATACGTTTACGATTTACCGGCGAGTTATAACGACGATTGGGTTACAGCATCAGACCGTTGCGCTAGCCACCTCTTCGCGGCGGAGGTAGCTATCCACCGTGCACTTCTCTCCTCCGACGTCCGTACGTTAGACCCAGATGAAGCTGATTACTTCTTCGTCCCTGTCTACGTTTCTTGCAATTTCTCCACATCCAACGGCTTCCCTTCTCTAAGCCACGCTCGCTCTCTCCTTAGCTCCGCCGTCGATTTTCTCTCCGATCATTACCCATTTTGGAACAGGAGTCAAGGCTCTGACCACGTCTTCGTCGCTTCCCATGACTTTGGCGCATGCTTCCACGCAATG GAGGATATGGCTATAGAGGAAGGGATTCCAAAATTTATGAAGAGatcaataattttacaaaCGTTTGGAGTTAAGTACAAGCATCCATGTCAAGAAGTGGAACATGTTGTGATTCCTCCTTATATTCCACCGGAGAGTGTTCAAAAAGCTATTGAAAAAGCTCCGGTGAACGGACGGCGAGACATTTGGGCGTTTTTCCGGGGAAAAATGGAAGTCAACCCTAAGAATATTAGCGGACGCTTTTACAGCAA GGGAGTGAGAACGGCGATTCTAAAGAAATTCGGAGGAAGAAGGCGGTTTTATCTAAACCGGCACCGGTTTGCTGGATACCGATCAGAAATCGTGAGATCAGTGTTTTGTCTCTGTCCTTTAGGGTGGGCACCATGGAGTCCTAGACTAGTGGAATCCGCCGTGTTAGGTTGTGTTCCCGTTGTTATCGCCGATGGGATTCAATTACCGTTCTCGGAGACGGTACAATGGCCGGAAATCTCACTAACGGTGGCGGAGAAAGACGTGAGGAATCTACGAAAGGTTTTGGAACACGTGGCGGCTACTAATTTGTCTGCAATACAAAGAAACTTACATGAACCGGTGTTTAAGCGGGCCCTCTTGTACAATGTGCCGATGAAAGAAGGAGACGCCACGTGGCATATTCTCGAGTCGTTGTGGAGGAAGCTCGATGATCGGTCGTACAGAAGGTCAAGGGTTTTAAGCCAACGAGAAGTCGACATGTAG
- a CDS encoding uncharacterized protein (unknown protein; FUNCTIONS IN: molecular_function unknown; INVOLVED IN: biological_process unknown; EXPRESSED IN: 15 plant structures; EXPRESSED DURING: 7 growth stages; BEST Arabidopsis thaliana protein match is: unknown protein (TAIR:AT5G60000.1).): protein MDTLILVSIMVLMLFARSGSARAATLIVSNEMQTLPNVPVFVTCRPTPELSKSVPLGQKIMIEIPSIAGDNEKVAGSRQLSHTLCVGTFYNKKSSAAYGMCWNNNKKTFDLIPPRFWIN from the exons ATGGACACACTTATATTGGTATCGATCATGGTCCTAATGCTCTTTGCTAGGTCTGGATCTGCACGTGCCGCCACACTTATCGTATCCAACGAGATGCAAACACTTCCAAATGTTCCCGTTTTCGTCACGTGCCGCCCAACCCCTGAACTGTCCAAATCCGTACCTTTGGGTCAAAAGATTATGATAGAGATCCCAAGCATTGCCGGCGATAATGAAAAAGTGGCGGGATCTAGACAGTTATCACATACGCTATGTGTAGGAACGTTTTACAATAAGAAAAGTTCCGCAGCTTACGGGATGTG TTGGaacaataacaagaaaacCTTCGATCTCATCCCTCCAAGGTTTTGGATTAACTAG
- the scpl47 gene encoding serine carboxypeptidase-like 47 (serine carboxypeptidase-like 47 (scpl47); FUNCTIONS IN: serine-type carboxypeptidase activity; INVOLVED IN: proteolysis; LOCATED IN: endomembrane system; EXPRESSED IN: 7 plant structures; EXPRESSED DURING: 4 anthesis, C globular stage, petal differentiation and expansion stage; CONTAINS InterPro DOMAIN/s: Peptidase S10, serine carboxypeptidase (InterPro:IPR001563), Peptidase S10, serine carboxypeptidase, active site (InterPro:IPR018202); BEST Arabidopsis thaliana protein match is: serine carboxypeptidase-like 48 (TAIR:AT3G45010.1); Has 1807 Blast hits to 1807 proteins in 277 species: Archae - 0; Bacteria - 0; Metazoa - 736; Fungi - 347; Plants - 385; Viruses - 0; Other Eukaryotes - 339 (source: NCBI BLink).) has protein sequence MEAKTFFLFMLFIFSQSWLSTSKRILNNPSVFSSSLNFSSGNAERLIKSFNLMPKYDVNVIPKGSLDAPRLIERQIDFLATAGSKNASVGPSVQEFGHYAGYYSLPHSKSAKMFYFFFESRNKTTDPVVIWLTGGPGCSSSVAMFYENGPFKISKDLSLYWNDFGWDKVSNIIYVDQPVGTGFSYTSDESDIRNDEDGVSNDLYDFLQAFFKEHPKFVKNDFFITGESYAGHYIPALASRVHSGNKKKEGIPINLKGFAIGNGLTNPEIQYGAYGDYALQMKLISESDHESLKQDYVECQNITKKCSLGGGLVCDSAVEVCTSIFNKIVAKKSGLNYYDIRKKCVGSLCYDFSRMEIFLNKENVRKALGVGDIKFVSCSSTVYDAMIEDWMQNLEVKIPSLVNDGINLLVYAGEYDLICNWLGNSRWVDQMNWSGQKGFGSAKNVSFLVDGKEAGLLKNHGPLTFLKVYNAGHMVPMDQPKASLQMLQNWMQGKLRTTPVLGFSQ, from the exons atggaggccaaaacattttttctcttcatgcttttcatcttttctcaGTCTTGGCTCTCAACTTCTAAAAGGATCCTAAACAATCCCTCTGTTTTCTCATCGTCTTTGAATTTTTCGAGTGGTAATGCAGAGAGACTTATAAAATCATTCAATCTAATGCCTAAGTATGACGTTAATGTCATCCCAAAAGGAAGCCTTGATGCTCCAAGACTCATTGAGAGACAAATTGATTTTCTGGCGACAGCCGGTTCCAAAAACGCTTCCGTTGGTCCTTCTGTTCAAGAGTTTGGCCACTACGCTGGTTATTACAGCCTTCCTCATTCAAAATCAGCCAA GAtgttctatttcttttttgaatcaCGGAACAAAACAACCGATCCGGTTGTGATCTGGTTAACCGGTGGACCGGGCTGCAGTAGTAGTGTGGCTATGTTTTATGAAAACGGTCCGTTCAAGATCTCAAAGGATTTGTCTCTCTATTGGAACGATTTTGGCTGGGACAAG GTATCCAATATAATCTACGTGGATCAGCCAGTCGGGACTGGTTTCAGTTACACATCTGACGAAAGCGATATCCGGAATGACGAGGATGGTGTCAGTAATGACCTTTATGATTTCTTACAG GCTTTCTTTAAAGAGCATCCAAAATTCGTAAAGAATGATTTCTTTATTACCGGTGAATCTTACGCTGGTCACTACATTCCGGCTTTGGCTTCACGTGTTCATAGTggcaacaaaaagaaagaagggaTTCCAATCAACCTTAAG GGTTTTGCGATTGGTAACGGTTTAACCAACCCGGAGATCCAATATGGTGCGTATGGGGATTATGCACTGCAAATGAAGTTGATTTCAGAGTCTGACCACGAGAGCCTCAAGCAAGATTACGTTGAGTGtcaaaatataaccaaaaaatgca GTCTTGGTGGTGGTTTAGTTTGTGATTCTGCTGTTGAAGTTTGCACCAGTATCTTCAACAAGATAGTGGCAAAAAAAAGTGGCCTAAAT TATTATGACATTAGGAAGAAATGTGTGGGGAGCTTGTGTTATGACTTTTCGAGGATGGAAATATTcttgaacaaagaaaatgtaCGGAAAGCCTTAGGAGTTGGAGATATCAAGTTTGTGTCTTGTAGTAGTACAGTTTATGATGCAATGATAGAGGACTGGATGCAGAATCTTGAGGTCAAGATCCCGTCTCTTGTCAATGATGGAATCAATCTTCTAGTTTATGCTGGAGAATATGATCTCATTTGCAATTGGCTTG GAAACTCGAGGTGGGTAGACCAAATGAATTGGTCAGGCCAAAAGGGTTTTGGATCAGCAAAAAACGTATCATTCTTAGTAGATGGTAAAGAAGCCGGTTTACTGAAAAATCACGGTCCTCTCACTTTTcttaag gTTTATAACGCTGGACACATGGTTCCGATGGATCAACCAAAGGCTTCTTTGCAAATGCTTCAGAATTGGATGCAAGGAAAGCTTAGGACTACTCCTGTACTAGGATTTAGTCAATGA
- a CDS encoding alpha/beta-Hydrolases superfamily protein (alpha/beta-Hydrolases superfamily protein; FUNCTIONS IN: serine-type carboxypeptidase activity; INVOLVED IN: proteolysis; LOCATED IN: endomembrane system; CONTAINS InterPro DOMAIN/s: Peptidase S10, serine carboxypeptidase (InterPro:IPR001563), Peptidase S10, serine carboxypeptidase, active site (InterPro:IPR018202); BEST Arabidopsis thaliana protein match is: serine carboxypeptidase-like 48 (TAIR:AT3G45010.1); Has 1807 Blast hits to 1807 proteins in 277 species: Archae - 0; Bacteria - 0; Metazoa - 736; Fungi - 347; Plants - 385; Viruses - 0; Other Eukaryotes - 339 (source: NCBI BLink).) — MATKTFSLPFLLIVCIFSQLSSTFGDPSVKDLGQHAGYFSLPRSKSARLFHFFFQSRNNSSDPVVIWLSGGPGCSSSNQRYISYLKISNLIYVDQPIRTGFSYANDSTDLRHDEDSVSNDLYDFLQAFFKEHPNLAKDDFYITGESYAGHYIPALASRVHNGNEKKEGIVINLKVTDISLVTATATWSAG; from the exons atggCGACCAAAACCTTCTCTCTCCCTTTCCTCCTCATAGTTTGCATCTTCTCTCAACTCTCATCTACCTTTGGTGATCCTTCGGTGAAAGATTTGGGCCAACACGCTGGCTACTTCAGCCTTCCGCGTTCAAAATCAGCCAGGTtgttccatttcttctttcaatcACGAAACAATAGTAGTGATCCTGTTGTGATCTGGTTATCCGGCGGACCAGGTTGCAGTAGCAGTAACCAAAGATATATCAGTTACCTTAAG atATCCAATCTAATTTACGTGGACCAACCAATCCGAACGGGGTTTAGTTACGCGAACGACAGCACCGATCTCAGGCATGACGAGGACAGTGTCAGCAATGACCTATACGACTTCTTACAG GCTTTTTTCAAAGAGCATCCAAACTTAGCAAAAGATGACTTCTATATCACCGGTGAGTCTTACGCTGGCCACTACATTCCCGCTTTAGCTTCGCGAGTCCACAATGGAAACGAAAAGAAAGAAGGGATTGTAATAAACCTTAAGGTAACTGATATATCTTTGGTTACTGCTACTGCAACCTGGTCCGCCGGATAA
- the VPS24.1 gene encoding SNF7 family protein (VPS24.1; CONTAINS InterPro DOMAIN/s: Snf7 (InterPro:IPR005024); BEST Arabidopsis thaliana protein match is: SNF7 family protein (TAIR:AT3G45000.1); Has 1807 Blast hits to 1807 proteins in 277 species: Archae - 0; Bacteria - 0; Metazoa - 736; Fungi - 347; Plants - 385; Viruses - 0; Other Eukaryotes - 339 (source: NCBI BLink).), with protein sequence MERVMNIIKPKPDPKQLLRDWQRKLRQECRNIERQIRDIQKEERNVQKAIKEAAKRNDMVSAKALAKEIVSSRRTVNRLYENKAQMNSISMHLGESVAIARTVGHLSKSAEVMKLVNNLMKAPQMAATMQEFSKEMTKAGVIEEFVNEAIDNALDSEDMEEEIDEEVDKVLTAIAGETAAELPVAVRKERIKVPAQKASTSREEEAVAEGVDDEEELEEIRARLAKVRS encoded by the exons ATGGAGAGAGTGATGAACATCATAAAGCCAAAACCTGATCCCAAACAACTGTTGCGTGATTGGCAACGCAAATTACGTCAGGAGTGTCGTAACATCGAACGCCAAATCCGAG atatacagaaagaagagagaaatgtaCAGAAAGCTATTAAAGAAGCTGCAAAGAGGAATGATATGGTCTCTGCTAAG GCACTTGCTAAGGAAATTGTGAGTTCGAGAAGAACAGTGAACCGGTTATATGAGAATAAGGCACAGATGAATTCTATATCAATGCATCTTGGAGAGAGTGTTG CGATTGCTCGAACAGTTGGGCATTTGTCGAAGAGCGCAGAGGTTATGAAGCTTGTTAATAATCTCATGAAGGCTCCACAGATGGCTGCAACAATGCAAGAATTTAGCAAAGAGATGACTAAG GCCGGAGTTATTGAAGAGTTTGTGAATGAGGCCATTGACAATGCTCTAGATTCAGAGgatatggaagaagagattgatgaagagGTTGATAAAGTATTGACAGCAATTGCTGGAGAAACCGCTGCAGAGCTCCCAGTAGCTGTTAGGAAGGAGAGGATAAAGGTACCTGCACAGAAGGCGAGCACTTCACGTGAG gAAGAGGCAGTTGCAGAGGGTGTTGATGATGAGGAGGAATTGGAGGAAATTCGAGCTCGGCTCGCTAAAGTTAGATCCTAA
- a CDS encoding uncharacterized protein (unknown protein; BEST Arabidopsis thaliana protein match is: unknown protein (TAIR:AT5G60000.1); Has 1807 Blast hits to 1807 proteins in 277 species: Archae - 0; Bacteria - 0; Metazoa - 736; Fungi - 347; Plants - 385; Viruses - 0; Other Eukaryotes - 339 (source: NCBI BLink).) produces the protein MVLMLFARSGSARAATLIVSNEMQTLPNVPVFVTCRPTPELSKSVPLGQKIMIEIPSIAGDNEKVAGSRQLSHTLCVGTFYNKKSSAAYGMWFVLYDSSDKDHCKDSCSIFAKDYGFYSWNNNKKTFDLIPPRFWIN, from the coding sequence ATGGTCCTAATGCTCTTTGCTAGGTCTGGATCTGCACGTGCCGCCACACTTATCGTATCCAACGAGATGCAAACACTTCCAAATGTTCCCGTTTTCGTCACGTGCCGCCCAACCCCTGAACTGTCCAAATCCGTACCTTTGGGTCAAAAGATTATGATAGAGATCCCAAGCATTGCCGGCGATAATGAAAAAGTGGCGGGATCTAGACAGTTATCACATACGCTATGTGTAGGAACGTTTTACAATAAGAAAAGTTCCGCAGCTTACGGGATGTGGTTCGTTTTGTACGATTCATCAGACAAAGATCACTGCAAAGACTCGTGTTCCATTTTTGCCAAAGACTATGGATTTTATAGTTGGaacaataacaagaaaacCTTCGATCTCATCCCTCCAAGGTTTTGGATTAACTAG
- the F8H gene encoding glucuronoxylan glucuronosyltransferase, putative: MSLDIKKPNITKTKKKKTGFVVKMQLNNNRGGNKRNIFIFFFFRNYYTWILWFCLSLYFFTSYFSVEDQSSPSSIRLLSNHKTSSSLPSRALIESSAIKTTSIGKKASIFISSLFQIFHFSSKIDFLGSLIKGLFTGMKIYVYDLPASYNDDWVTASDRCASHLFAAEVAIHRALLSSDVRTLDPDEADYFFVPVYVSCNFSTSNGFPSLSHARSLLSSAVDFLSDHYPFWNRSQGSDHVFVASHDFGACFHAMEDMAIEEGIPKFMKRSIILQTFGVKYKHPCQEVEHVVIPPYIPPESVQKAIEKAPVNGRRDIWAFFRGKMEVNPKNISGRFYSKGVRTAILKKFGGRRRFYLNRHRFAGYRSEIVRSVFCLCPLGWAPWSPRLVESAVLGCVPVVIADGIQLPFSETVQWPEISLTVAEKDVRNLRKVLEHVAATNLSAIQRNLHEPVFKRALLYNVPMKEGDATWHILESLWRKLDDRSYRRSRVLSQREVDM, from the exons ATGTCGCTTGACATAAAGAAACCGAACATCAccaagacgaagaagaagaagacaggtTTCGTCGTAAAAATGCAGCTTAATAACAACAGAGgaggaaataaaagaaacatctttatcttcttcttcttcagaaactATTACACATGGATCCTCTGGTTTTGCCTCTCTCTGTATTTCTTCACATCTTACTTCTCCGTCGAAGACCAATCCTCACCGTCGTCAATACGTCTCTTGTCTAACCACAAAACGTCGTCGTCTCTCCCATCTCGTGCTCTCATCGAATCTTCCGCCATTAAAACCACCTCCATTGGTAAAAAAGCCTCGATCTttatctcttctctgtttcaaatCTTTCACTTCTCctcaaaaattgattttttgggGTCTCTGATTAAAGGTTTGTTCACCGGAATGAAGATATACGTTTACGATTTACCGGCGAGTTATAACGACGATTGGGTTACAGCATCAGACCGTTGCGCTAGCCACCTCTTCGCGGCGGAGGTAGCTATCCACCGTGCACTTCTCTCCTCCGACGTCCGTACGTTAGACCCAGATGAAGCTGATTACTTCTTCGTCCCTGTCTACGTTTCTTGCAATTTCTCCACATCCAACGGCTTCCCTTCTCTAAGCCACGCTCGCTCTCTCCTTAGCTCCGCCGTCGATTTTCTCTCCGATCATTACCCATTTTGGAACAGGAGTCAAGGCTCTGACCACGTCTTCGTCGCTTCCCATGACTTTGGCGCATGCTTCCACGCAATG GAGGATATGGCTATAGAGGAAGGGATTCCAAAATTTATGAAGAGatcaataattttacaaaCGTTTGGAGTTAAGTACAAGCATCCATGTCAAGAAGTGGAACATGTTGTGATTCCTCCTTATATTCCACCGGAGAGTGTTCAAAAAGCTATTGAAAAAGCTCCGGTGAACGGACGGCGAGACATTTGGGCGTTTTTCCGGGGAAAAATGGAAGTCAACCCTAAGAATATTAGCGGACGCTTTTACAGCAA GGGAGTGAGAACGGCGATTCTAAAGAAATTCGGAGGAAGAAGGCGGTTTTATCTAAACCGGCACCGGTTTGCTGGATACCGATCAGAAATCGTGAGATCAGTGTTTTGTCTCTGTCCTTTAGGGTGGGCACCATGGAGTCCTAGACTAGTGGAATCCGCCGTGTTAGGTTGTGTTCCCGTTGTTATCGCCGATGGGATTCAATTACCGTTCTCGGAGACGGTACAATGGCCGGAAATCTCACTAACGGTGGCGGAGAAAGACGTGAGGAATCTACGAAAGGTTTTGGAACACGTGGCGGCTACTAATTTGTCTGCAATACAAAGAAACTTACATGAACCGGTGTTTAAGCGGGCCCTCTTGTACAATGTGCCGATGAAAGAAGGAGACGCCACGTGGCATATTCTCGAGTCGTTGTGGAGGAAGCTCGATGATCGGTCGTACAGAAGGTCAAGGGTTTTAAGCCAACGAGAAGTCGACATGTAG
- a CDS encoding C2H2-like zinc finger protein (C2H2-like zinc finger protein; FUNCTIONS IN: sequence-specific DNA binding transcription factor activity, zinc ion binding, nucleic acid binding; INVOLVED IN: regulation of transcription; LOCATED IN: intracellular; CONTAINS InterPro DOMAIN/s: Zinc finger, C2H2-like (InterPro:IPR015880), Zinc finger, C2H2-type (InterPro:IPR007087); BEST Arabidopsis thaliana protein match is: C2H2-like zinc finger protein (TAIR:AT2G15740.1); Has 1807 Blast hits to 1807 proteins in 277 species: Archae - 0; Bacteria - 0; Metazoa - 736; Fungi - 347; Plants - 385; Viruses - 0; Other Eukaryotes - 339 (source: NCBI BLink).), which translates to MTSIPNGLNSYVDDTVNICGFTPIEMSSNLRNHESKMVHSMFNTSDHTNHHGLFSSSRVFNFYQDSHVSSSSFGFNNSHMAYHMRKNMVSTFGMPCITQNSNNPHLSQISITQTITNSYSAIVPTYNLITSQNEYQRAKEPNIFNPPFYPPNFVDKNVGNQCQILNPTPLNTIFPHQASIFPRNVDKFSFSPKQNPHQYVSYRQPLKRHCRPTKKFENTFSDFDSGKDIEYDGRTHSLPYEKYGPYTCPKCNSVFDTSQKFAAHISSMHYKNESIEEKFKRYNARNKKRLRKRNQMIHEESNNIQPEEIVAEESGGDNNIASSK; encoded by the coding sequence ATGACTTCAATCCCAAATGGCTTAAATTCTTATGTTGACGATACTGTGAACATTTGTGGTTTTACTCCCATCGAAATGAGTTCCAACCTTAGGAATCATGAGTCTAAGATGGTTCACTCAATGTTCAATACTTCTGACCACACGAATCATCatggtttgttttcttcctctcgtgtgtttaatttttatcaagattcacatgtttcttcatcttcttttggtttcaaCAATTCACATATGGCTTATCATATGAGAAAAAACATGGTTTCCACTTTTGGGATGCCTTGCataactcaaaactcaaataacCCTCATCTTTCTCAAATCTCTATTACTCAAACTATCACAAATAGCTATTCTGCTATTGTTCCTACCTATAATCTTATTACTTCCCAAAATGAATATCAACGTGCCAAAGAACCCAACATCTTCAATCCTCCTTTTTACCCTCCaaattttgttgacaaaaatgtTGGAAACCAATGCCAGATCTTGAATCCTACACCCCTCAATACCATTTTTCCACATCAAGCTTCCATATTTCCTAGGAATGTagacaaattttctttttcaccaaAACAGAACCCTCACCAATATGTTTCGTATCGCCAACCCCTGAAAAGACATTGTAGACcaaccaaaaaatttgaaaatacttTTAGTGATTTTGATTCTGGAAAAGATATTGAATACGATGGTCGGACGCATAGCTTACCATATGAGAAATACGGTCCATATACATGTCCCAAATGTAACAGTGTGTTTGACACTTCACAAAAGTTTGCTGCACATATATCATCGATGCACTACAAAAATGAGTCCATAGAAGAGAAATTTAAGAGATATAATGCAAGGAACAAAAAGAGATTACgtaaaagaaaccaaatgatCCATGAAGAATCTAACAATATCCAACCAGAAGAGATAGTTGCAGAGGAAAGCGGAGGCGATAACAACATAGCAAGTAGCAAGTGA